In a genomic window of Akkermansiaceae bacterium:
- the galK gene encoding galactokinase encodes MIERKEDGAGDGADSEKAYADQKETVLREFEEYFGMIPFWLVASPSRVNLIGEHIDYCDGFVLPLAINRYVMIAVAPNGTSQANLVSTMFPNESAIVMLDEPPVAGVPAWANYFRGVLDGFRQKDFWPLPGFDALIHSTVPLGAGLSSSAALEVAAATVVEGMLGIDINPKNKALLCQTAEQRFAGVPCGIMDQFASVFAKKDHLVLIDCRSEEVQLIPFADDTVNVIIADTKVQHELSDGSYANRRKQTEIALSILGKQSWREVSIDDLESARGEMSEVVFRRARHVVTEIDRTQKAAMALARGKTDEVGELMAASHRSLRDDFEVSCRELDIMVEAAWSIGEEGGVLGSRMTGGGFGGSTVTLARADQANAVMEEMGRRYFEATGIEPHVFSTSAVDGVSLEEL; translated from the coding sequence ATGATTGAACGCAAAGAGGATGGTGCAGGTGATGGAGCGGATAGCGAAAAAGCCTATGCGGATCAAAAAGAGACCGTGCTGAGGGAATTCGAGGAATACTTCGGGATGATACCGTTCTGGCTGGTGGCCTCCCCATCGCGGGTTAACCTGATTGGCGAGCATATCGATTATTGTGATGGTTTTGTTCTACCGCTGGCGATCAACCGGTACGTGATGATCGCCGTGGCACCTAACGGCACATCCCAGGCCAATCTGGTCTCCACGATGTTCCCGAACGAGTCGGCGATCGTGATGCTCGATGAGCCACCCGTGGCGGGTGTGCCGGCCTGGGCAAACTATTTCCGTGGTGTGCTGGATGGATTCCGGCAGAAGGACTTCTGGCCCTTGCCCGGCTTTGACGCCCTGATTCATTCGACCGTGCCGCTCGGAGCGGGCCTATCCAGTTCCGCGGCGCTTGAAGTGGCCGCCGCGACCGTGGTCGAGGGTATGTTGGGTATTGACATCAACCCGAAGAACAAGGCGCTGCTCTGCCAGACGGCTGAACAGAGGTTTGCCGGTGTGCCGTGTGGTATCATGGACCAGTTTGCATCGGTCTTTGCTAAAAAGGACCACCTGGTGTTGATTGACTGCCGGTCTGAGGAGGTGCAGTTGATTCCGTTTGCCGATGACACTGTGAATGTGATTATTGCTGATACCAAGGTGCAGCATGAGCTCAGCGATGGTAGTTATGCCAATAGGAGGAAGCAGACCGAGATAGCGTTGTCCATCCTTGGCAAGCAATCCTGGCGCGAGGTGAGTATAGATGACCTTGAATCTGCTAGAGGGGAGATGAGCGAGGTGGTGTTCCGGCGGGCGCGGCACGTGGTTACTGAGATCGACCGCACCCAGAAGGCGGCGATGGCACTGGCCCGTGGTAAAACCGATGAGGTGGGTGAACTCATGGCGGCGAGTCACAGGTCGTTACGTGATGATTTCGAGGTGTCATGCAGGGAGCTTGATATCATGGTGGAAGCGGCCTGGTCCATAGGTGAGGAAGGTGGTGTGTTAGGCAGCAGGATGACCGGTGGCGGATTTGGCGGCTCGACGGTCACCTTGGCGCGTGCTGACCAGGCGAACGCCGTGATGGAGGAGATGGGCAGACGTTACTTCGAAGCGACCGGAATAGAACCGCATGTCTTTTCTACATCAGCTGTGGACGGGGTAAGCCTGGAAGAGCTGTGA
- a CDS encoding ankyrin repeat domain-containing protein, with the protein MKIFLCLATLTASPFLIVSCSDKKEKAAQELETSGYQATPADFLRAAENGDIRALELFVKQGMDLGSKDDNGWTALHLAARSQRQESVAFLLEKGMDIETPGLDGVTPMMLAAREGNHTMVRYLLKQGAKTEIKDQKNRSALILAIDGGHADCVEEIAPYSRSQLDTALLYAAAQGKHQVIETLTSFGASVYVRHEGGMTPLMLAAENGHTETVRALLESGANRFAVNEHGWTAAQVAEASNHTSIANLLNQNPDATELTITEPSEEEGVDWTPPVIAAADMPQTEPSPDGPSTENTPPATPPHTPSVTPDTPGVTPDTPAVTSNPPSNSPSKPSPTPPAKKHLPFIAGKTIASKGTTPDDVARDLAMLDYQEKPLPLMVEKTNAVQSGGSEAQVRMLYGKQQQVTVREGDTIPATRFKVISIRRMLNHSKITDGKPADVSVVEIEDTGTGKRRKMTARIPATAAEPWAVLHSKTSGQAYAARTGQHFRTADGQSYTISDVRPNQIVLTHDDTGEATTIPLGR; encoded by the coding sequence ATGAAAATTTTCCTCTGTCTCGCCACGCTGACCGCCAGCCCGTTCCTGATCGTCTCGTGCAGTGACAAAAAAGAAAAGGCGGCACAGGAACTGGAGACATCCGGCTATCAGGCGACACCGGCGGATTTCCTCCGCGCTGCGGAAAATGGCGACATCCGCGCTCTCGAACTCTTTGTCAAACAAGGCATGGACCTGGGCAGTAAAGACGACAACGGCTGGACCGCACTCCACCTCGCCGCCCGTAGCCAGCGACAGGAATCCGTCGCTTTCCTGTTAGAAAAAGGCATGGACATCGAAACCCCCGGCCTCGACGGGGTCACACCCATGATGCTTGCCGCACGCGAGGGCAATCACACCATGGTCCGCTACCTGCTCAAACAAGGAGCCAAAACCGAGATCAAGGATCAGAAAAACCGCTCCGCCCTGATCCTCGCCATCGATGGCGGCCACGCCGACTGTGTTGAGGAAATCGCCCCCTACTCGCGTAGCCAGCTCGATACCGCCCTGCTCTACGCCGCCGCCCAGGGAAAACACCAGGTCATCGAGACCCTCACCAGCTTCGGCGCCTCGGTCTACGTGCGCCACGAAGGCGGGATGACTCCATTGATGCTCGCCGCGGAAAACGGCCACACCGAGACCGTCCGCGCACTCCTCGAAAGCGGAGCCAACCGCTTTGCCGTCAATGAACACGGCTGGACCGCCGCCCAGGTCGCGGAGGCATCCAACCACACCAGCATCGCCAACCTGCTCAACCAGAACCCGGACGCCACCGAACTCACCATCACCGAACCCAGCGAGGAGGAGGGGGTCGACTGGACACCGCCTGTCATCGCCGCCGCCGACATGCCACAGACGGAACCCTCCCCCGATGGCCCCAGCACCGAAAACACACCACCCGCCACCCCACCGCATACTCCCTCAGTGACTCCAGACACGCCAGGCGTGACACCTGACACTCCGGCAGTGACCAGCAACCCGCCGTCCAATTCACCGTCCAAGCCCTCGCCCACCCCCCCCGCTAAAAAACACCTGCCGTTTATCGCCGGAAAAACCATCGCCAGCAAGGGAACCACCCCCGACGACGTTGCCCGTGACCTTGCCATGCTCGACTACCAGGAAAAACCACTCCCTCTGATGGTTGAAAAAACCAACGCCGTCCAGTCGGGTGGCAGCGAAGCCCAGGTCCGGATGCTGTATGGGAAACAACAACAGGTCACCGTCAGGGAAGGCGACACCATCCCCGCCACCCGCTTCAAGGTCATCAGCATCCGCCGCATGCTGAACCACAGCAAGATCACCGATGGCAAACCGGCCGACGTCTCGGTGGTGGAGATCGAGGATACCGGCACCGGCAAACGCCGCAAAATGACCGCCCGCATCCCGGCCACCGCCGCCGAACCGTGGGCGGTGCTCCACAGCAAAACCAGCGGCCAGGCCTACGCCGCCCGCACCGGCCAACACTTCCGCACCGCCGATGGCCAGAGCTACACCATCAGCGACGTCCGCCCCAACCAGATCGTGCTCACCCACGATGATACCGGTGAGGCGACGACAATTCCGTTAGGGCGATAA
- a CDS encoding response regulator transcription factor yields the protein MTNMNIWLVEDDSGYRRTLQRLLNREEKMACGQVFSSCNTLFEALATESHPDLVMMDLGLPGMGGVEGIQKLAELAPDVAVVVLTVFSEKEKVLDALDAGAAGYLLKSATPKEIIRGLKDVFEGGAALSPAVAKTVIREMHISKPTEQFGLSQREMEVIKLLAEGLAVKQIADELGVSYFTVNFHVKNLYKKLHVQSQSGAVAKAFRSGLLE from the coding sequence ATGACGAATATGAACATTTGGTTAGTTGAAGACGATTCCGGCTATCGTCGGACTTTGCAGCGCCTTTTGAACCGGGAGGAAAAGATGGCTTGTGGTCAGGTCTTTTCGTCATGCAACACCCTCTTTGAAGCCCTTGCGACTGAGTCGCATCCGGATCTGGTCATGATGGATCTCGGCTTGCCGGGGATGGGTGGTGTAGAAGGTATCCAAAAACTGGCGGAGCTAGCGCCGGATGTGGCCGTGGTGGTTTTGACGGTTTTTTCAGAAAAGGAAAAGGTGCTCGACGCCTTGGATGCGGGGGCTGCCGGGTATCTTTTGAAATCGGCGACGCCCAAGGAAATCATCCGTGGCTTGAAAGATGTCTTCGAGGGCGGGGCAGCGTTGAGCCCCGCCGTTGCGAAAACGGTAATCCGTGAAATGCACATATCCAAACCAACGGAGCAATTTGGTTTGTCGCAGAGGGAAATGGAGGTGATCAAGCTTTTGGCCGAGGGGCTTGCGGTCAAGCAAATCGCTGACGAGCTGGGTGTCAGCTACTTCACGGTCAATTTTCATGTCAAAAATCTCTATAAAAAACTGCACGTCCAATCACAGTCCGGTGCAGTGGCCAAGGCGTTCCGCTCCGGGCTGCTTGAGTAG
- a CDS encoding PEP-CTERM sorting domain-containing protein: MKTHLVTISSVAAIIACSPVQAALVDFTAGGTSNTLLSWRRTNTNGGTPTIVVGSTSLLERTNVALGNNVTANISVTTGNSNAYVTSGNAGLGLGTSLPTTAQQLGENQLLIFTFSNVQLNGGALPGGVTVNFDLNHLLWTDATGRGFVFDGSNNRPSFAGIGVNGAADSTTDGFLDDSSTNATLGSVSSHDLAFSTSETADTYELAPSQTYNFTTEFQLRNRIHPTITPIDGSDTYYVQGFDITANVVPEPTSTALLGLGSVFLMLRRRK, from the coding sequence ATGAAAACCCACCTAGTCACCATCAGCAGCGTTGCTGCAATCATCGCTTGTTCGCCCGTTCAAGCCGCTCTAGTCGATTTCACAGCTGGAGGAACCTCAAACACCCTTCTTAGCTGGCGTAGAACAAATACTAACGGTGGAACTCCTACCATTGTTGTTGGTTCTACGAGCTTGTTGGAACGGACAAATGTTGCACTTGGCAATAACGTCACCGCAAATATCTCGGTTACCACCGGGAATTCGAATGCTTATGTGACCTCAGGCAACGCAGGCTTGGGACTCGGTACCAGCCTTCCCACTACTGCTCAACAGTTGGGTGAGAACCAGTTGTTGATTTTCACATTCTCAAACGTTCAACTTAATGGTGGAGCTCTACCAGGAGGAGTAACAGTCAATTTTGATCTAAATCATCTTCTCTGGACCGATGCGACTGGTCGGGGCTTTGTTTTTGACGGGAGTAACAATCGCCCCAGCTTTGCAGGCATTGGGGTTAATGGCGCTGCCGATAGTACCACCGACGGTTTTTTAGATGATTCCTCTACCAATGCCACTTTAGGATCCGTTTCTAGCCATGATCTTGCTTTCTCGACAAGTGAAACGGCAGACACTTATGAACTTGCACCAAGCCAAACGTACAACTTCACAACCGAATTTCAATTGAGAAACAGAATTCATCCAACTATTACCCCCATCGACGGCTCCGATACCTACTATGTTCAGGGTTTTGACATCACTGCGAACGTGGTTCCAGAACCGACGTCAACGGCACTGCTCGGTTTAGGAAGCGTTTTCTTAATGCTTCGTCGCCGCAAGTAA
- a CDS encoding DUF1428 domain-containing protein translates to MSNYIDGFLLPLSKDKLNEYSAMADKAGDIWKEYGALAYWECVADDLEVKDMISFKQSANAGPDDTVIFAWAVFKSREHRDEVNAKIFADPRLQNMCDHANPPFDHHKMAYGGFRTLVKK, encoded by the coding sequence ATGAGTAACTACATTGACGGATTTCTATTACCTCTATCTAAAGACAAGCTAAACGAATATTCCGCCATGGCTGACAAGGCTGGTGACATTTGGAAGGAATATGGTGCACTTGCTTACTGGGAGTGTGTTGCTGACGACCTAGAAGTTAAGGACATGATTTCATTCAAACAGTCAGCCAATGCTGGACCCGATGATACCGTTATCTTTGCTTGGGCAGTGTTCAAATCGCGTGAACATCGCGATGAAGTGAACGCCAAGATATTTGCAGATCCACGATTGCAAAATATGTGTGACCATGCAAACCCACCATTTGACCACCATAAAATGGCATATGGAGGATTTAGAACTCTAGTCAAAAAATAA
- a CDS encoding PEP-CTERM sorting domain-containing protein, whose translation MKTHTLLPALIFSAAFMSTASAASYVYDIQNDLGAGINNTAITDAGWEGNGTWQTRAFDGYYFATLTNGSNVAGTPHVRTLARDLSSVLNASNTSLTLDIKVRIDGDANYKWSSGIADGTTMLLGIQKNGLDWEIVQNGIVSTTKGGFVSASNGTNYVSLVVDYGAGTVDLMHGATKLINDYALDPTLTAAYVANNADGLQMGMDTSYYVGTGSFTIDTVPEPSSSALLGLAGMALVLRRRR comes from the coding sequence ATGAAAACACACACACTTCTCCCCGCGCTGATTTTCTCGGCTGCATTCATGTCCACGGCATCCGCTGCCAGTTATGTCTATGACATCCAGAATGATCTTGGTGCAGGCATTAATAACACCGCCATCACCGATGCTGGATGGGAAGGTAACGGCACTTGGCAAACTCGTGCGTTTGACGGCTATTATTTTGCAACCCTTACCAACGGTTCTAACGTCGCTGGAACCCCCCATGTCAGAACGCTTGCCAGGGACCTGTCTTCTGTCCTGAATGCGTCCAATACCTCACTCACACTCGACATCAAAGTTCGGATTGATGGTGATGCCAACTATAAGTGGTCGTCTGGTATTGCCGATGGCACCACCATGCTGTTGGGTATCCAAAAGAATGGCCTCGACTGGGAAATTGTTCAGAACGGTATTGTATCCACCACCAAAGGGGGATTCGTTAGCGCGTCTAACGGAACCAACTATGTTAGCCTTGTTGTTGATTACGGTGCTGGCACGGTGGATCTCATGCATGGCGCAACCAAACTCATCAATGATTACGCACTCGATCCGACGCTGACAGCGGCCTACGTTGCAAACAATGCGGACGGCCTCCAGATGGGAATGGATACGAGTTACTATGTTGGTACGGGAAGTTTCACCATCGACACAGTCCCCGAGCCATCATCCTCCGCGCTGCTTGGTCTTGCGGGTATGGCACTGGTTCTGCGCCGCCGCCGCTAG
- a CDS encoding substrate-binding domain-containing protein has translation MNSSCAERSHALWIYAPIAYESEVHRGISRCASQTGAKVTVVLPNTFRHIDVSGAVGVISALEPPGLLSGLNAFVLQLGVPVVDLGLNEPQLSLPRVLLDYKAAGKLAAEQFVAHGVRNLHYMGWCGGRWHDDLRIDGYQQAARAAGLKVHVTAFADAGSPVSEHIDRALAQMALPAGVFCSYDRVAADVLRAVKKRGLRVPQDVELIGGQHSEVDSAYTDPPLTSIDLNLEQQGFTAAELLHALVCKHPHTPDRVVVPGISLVERHTTYREQPEMREALQYIERNLGTDLSLDDVCRAAAASRSTLQRRFKQYLGHGVMTEVKLRRVEKAKRLLLQTTWSATEIAGKVGYETAAHFYRTFKEVEGISTGQFRKRSREQQS, from the coding sequence GTGAATAGTAGCTGCGCGGAAAGATCCCATGCGCTCTGGATATATGCACCTATCGCGTATGAGTCGGAGGTTCACCGTGGAATCTCTCGCTGTGCCAGCCAAACCGGTGCCAAGGTCACGGTGGTGTTGCCAAACACATTCCGCCATATTGATGTTTCCGGCGCGGTGGGGGTCATCAGCGCGTTAGAACCCCCGGGGCTTCTATCCGGACTCAATGCCTTTGTGCTGCAGTTGGGGGTGCCCGTCGTGGACCTCGGACTGAATGAACCCCAGCTATCACTTCCTAGGGTGCTGCTCGATTACAAGGCTGCGGGCAAGCTCGCCGCAGAGCAGTTCGTGGCACACGGTGTCCGCAATTTGCACTACATGGGATGGTGCGGTGGCCGATGGCATGATGATCTGCGTATCGACGGCTATCAGCAGGCCGCACGGGCAGCAGGTCTGAAGGTTCATGTCACCGCCTTCGCCGATGCCGGGTCGCCTGTTTCCGAACATATCGACCGGGCACTGGCGCAGATGGCGCTGCCAGCCGGAGTGTTCTGTTCCTACGACCGGGTGGCTGCGGATGTGCTCAGGGCGGTGAAAAAGCGCGGCCTGAGGGTGCCCCAGGACGTGGAGCTCATCGGAGGGCAGCACAGCGAGGTTGATTCTGCCTATACCGACCCGCCATTGACGAGCATTGACCTGAATCTGGAGCAGCAAGGATTCACTGCTGCCGAGCTCTTACATGCCCTGGTATGCAAACACCCCCATACACCCGACCGCGTGGTGGTCCCTGGCATCAGCCTGGTGGAGCGCCATACAACCTACCGCGAGCAACCCGAGATGAGGGAGGCATTGCAATACATTGAAAGAAACCTCGGTACCGATCTCTCCCTGGATGACGTGTGTCGGGCCGCTGCCGCCTCCCGGTCCACATTACAGCGGCGCTTCAAACAATACCTGGGTCACGGCGTCATGACCGAGGTGAAGCTCCGGAGAGTCGAGAAAGCCAAAAGACTTCTGCTCCAGACCACATGGAGCGCCACGGAAATAGCCGGCAAGGTGGGCTACGAGACGGCGGCGCATTTTTACCGCACCTTCAAGGAAGTAGAAGGCATCAGCACAGGCCAGTTCCGCAAACGGTCACGCGAACAACAGTCCTAG
- the dnaE gene encoding DNA polymerase III subunit alpha, translated as MSFVHLHVHTEYSTLDSTVRTKELVARAAELGMPAVAMTDHGNLYAAVEFYQNARNAGVKPILGCEVYLAPASLHHKKEVPGRKNSSHLTLLAKNKTGWENLVKLVSIGHLEGDYLGEPRVDREHLAKFAEGLVCLSGCVNGAVNEWLHAHDVDGARKEIIGLRDIFGAEDLYLELNDQSLEIQQEINTQLKSFSEELGVKMVATNDVHFLHKEDAEAQDVLICIGQGRLLLDENRKRYPEDHYFKTAEEMRALFADFPGACDNTLEIAEKCNVELVLDPTSSDKYPQFDSPDGSPREEYFRRVCFEGLAHRYADGKLEKLAETEGVSVEVMQKTLDDRLNYEIKTINDLGFASYFLITADFIQWARDHGIPVGPGRGSAAGSLVAYTMGITDICPMRFGLLFERFLNPERVSPPDVDIDFCQTRRPEVIEYVRRKYGERSVSHIITYGTLGAKSVIRDVSRVMGISYSDADMLAKMIEVKPKVKLQKEYDEKEELREIIQNSTTWQELWNFALKLEGLKRNTGVHAAGVVIGDRALDDHCALTRGNEGEVVTQCDMNAITELGLLKMDFLGLKNMTVIQDAVNHIRKHTPDFDINNVSLEDKPTLALLNRGETMGVFQLESGGMVETCRKYGIDKIDDIIDLLALYRPGAMQFIDQMIEVKKGKSEIQYEHPLLEKICSDTYGVMIYQEQVQNAAKVLAGYTLGGADLLRRAMGKKDPGKMAKERVNFVKGAKETNDIEPELANKLFDKIEMFAGYGFNKSHSACYGHISYWTAYLKANHPVEFMSGLLSNELNNTDKLGIFVSECHRMDIEILPPDINKSQLRFAPEETPSGKMAIRYGLAAIKNVGEGAMATAVAERNENGPFASLDDFSNRLDSRSVNKRILENLIRAGALDWTGETRAGMFARVEQVVASASSAQRDRAQGQVSLFDTMDFAGGAPDPEQSTANGEIEEWSKDERLANEKELLGCYTSGHPLDKYRGVIDSDRFEKIGLLDELDTKDKRARYPFAGMIKHVEHKVTRNGKPFGVLHIEDFTGSCEVLCWSESYSPAREANLLMSGNVIRLQASVQVDDRTETLRLTGSQIKELKPRKNTNNGAVQITLWVARHHDKDLQAIRDVLRQHPGDTPVEIHLQSGTGKRATIEVGENLHVKKSAALAEALAEWTE; from the coding sequence ATGTCATTTGTCCACCTTCACGTCCACACGGAATACTCCACCCTTGATTCCACCGTCCGTACCAAGGAGCTCGTAGCCCGTGCTGCGGAGCTCGGTATGCCTGCGGTCGCGATGACCGATCACGGTAATCTATACGCCGCCGTCGAGTTCTATCAGAATGCCCGCAATGCCGGTGTCAAACCGATCCTGGGCTGTGAAGTCTACCTGGCACCGGCATCACTCCATCATAAAAAAGAAGTCCCCGGCAGGAAGAACTCCAGTCACCTGACACTGCTGGCGAAAAACAAGACAGGCTGGGAAAACCTCGTCAAACTCGTCTCCATTGGCCACCTCGAGGGTGATTACCTTGGCGAACCAAGGGTCGACCGCGAACACCTCGCCAAGTTTGCCGAAGGCCTGGTCTGCCTGAGCGGTTGTGTCAACGGCGCGGTCAACGAGTGGCTGCATGCCCATGATGTGGATGGTGCGCGCAAGGAGATCATCGGCTTGCGCGATATCTTCGGCGCCGAAGACCTCTACCTCGAACTCAATGACCAGAGCCTTGAAATCCAACAGGAGATCAACACACAGTTAAAGTCATTCTCCGAAGAGCTGGGCGTGAAAATGGTAGCCACCAATGACGTCCACTTCCTGCACAAAGAGGATGCCGAGGCGCAGGATGTGCTGATTTGTATCGGCCAGGGACGACTTCTGTTAGATGAAAACAGGAAACGCTACCCCGAGGACCACTACTTCAAAACGGCTGAGGAAATGCGCGCCTTGTTTGCTGATTTTCCAGGCGCGTGTGACAACACCCTCGAGATTGCAGAAAAATGTAATGTCGAGCTGGTATTGGACCCGACCAGTTCGGACAAATACCCCCAGTTTGACTCACCCGACGGCTCGCCGCGGGAGGAGTATTTCCGCCGGGTCTGCTTCGAGGGGCTGGCGCACCGCTATGCCGATGGAAAACTGGAAAAACTCGCGGAAACCGAAGGAGTCAGCGTCGAGGTGATGCAGAAAACCCTGGATGACCGGCTCAACTACGAGATCAAAACCATCAACGATCTCGGTTTCGCCTCCTACTTCCTGATCACCGCCGACTTCATCCAGTGGGCACGCGACCACGGCATCCCCGTGGGGCCGGGCCGTGGCTCGGCGGCCGGCTCACTCGTCGCCTACACCATGGGCATCACCGATATCTGCCCGATGCGCTTCGGCCTGCTCTTCGAGCGATTCCTCAACCCGGAGCGGGTGAGTCCCCCCGACGTCGATATCGATTTCTGCCAGACCCGCCGACCCGAGGTCATCGAATACGTCCGCCGGAAATACGGCGAGCGCTCCGTTTCCCACATCATCACCTACGGAACCCTCGGTGCCAAGAGTGTCATCCGCGATGTCTCCCGCGTCATGGGTATCAGCTACAGTGACGCCGATATGCTGGCCAAGATGATCGAGGTCAAACCCAAGGTGAAACTCCAGAAGGAGTACGATGAGAAAGAGGAGCTGCGCGAAATCATCCAGAACAGCACCACCTGGCAGGAACTCTGGAACTTTGCCCTCAAACTTGAAGGCCTGAAACGGAACACCGGTGTCCACGCCGCCGGTGTCGTGATCGGTGACCGTGCGCTCGACGACCACTGTGCCCTGACCCGGGGAAACGAGGGCGAGGTGGTCACCCAGTGTGATATGAATGCCATCACCGAGCTGGGTCTGTTGAAAATGGACTTCCTCGGACTGAAGAACATGACCGTCATCCAGGACGCGGTCAACCATATCAGGAAGCACACACCCGACTTTGATATCAACAATGTCTCCCTCGAAGACAAACCCACGCTTGCACTCCTGAACCGCGGCGAAACCATGGGGGTGTTCCAGCTGGAATCCGGCGGAATGGTGGAAACCTGCCGGAAGTATGGCATCGATAAAATCGACGACATCATCGACCTGCTCGCGCTCTACCGACCGGGTGCCATGCAGTTTATCGATCAAATGATCGAGGTCAAAAAGGGTAAGAGTGAAATCCAGTATGAGCATCCGTTGTTAGAAAAAATATGCAGCGACACCTACGGCGTGATGATCTATCAGGAGCAGGTGCAGAACGCCGCCAAGGTGCTGGCTGGATACACACTCGGTGGTGCCGACCTGTTGCGCCGTGCGATGGGTAAGAAAGACCCGGGGAAGATGGCGAAAGAGCGTGTTAATTTCGTCAAGGGAGCCAAGGAGACCAATGACATCGAGCCGGAGCTTGCCAACAAACTCTTCGATAAAATCGAGATGTTCGCCGGCTACGGGTTTAACAAATCCCACTCCGCCTGTTACGGCCACATTTCCTACTGGACCGCCTACCTGAAGGCCAACCACCCGGTCGAGTTCATGTCGGGCCTGCTCTCCAACGAGCTGAACAATACCGACAAACTCGGTATCTTCGTATCGGAGTGCCACCGCATGGATATCGAGATCCTGCCGCCGGACATTAACAAATCCCAGCTCCGTTTCGCACCCGAGGAAACCCCGTCCGGGAAAATGGCGATCCGCTACGGGCTGGCCGCGATCAAAAACGTCGGTGAAGGTGCCATGGCCACCGCCGTCGCCGAACGCAATGAAAACGGACCGTTTGCAAGCCTGGATGACTTTTCCAATCGACTCGACTCCCGTAGCGTCAACAAGCGTATTCTCGAAAACCTGATCAGGGCCGGGGCGCTCGACTGGACCGGCGAAACCCGCGCCGGAATGTTTGCCCGCGTTGAACAAGTGGTGGCTTCCGCCAGCTCCGCCCAGCGCGACCGCGCGCAAGGCCAGGTGTCCTTGTTTGATACCATGGATTTTGCCGGCGGCGCGCCCGATCCCGAGCAGTCGACCGCTAACGGGGAAATCGAGGAGTGGAGCAAGGATGAAAGACTCGCCAATGAAAAAGAACTGTTAGGGTGCTACACCAGCGGCCACCCGCTTGACAAGTACCGTGGCGTGATCGACTCGGACCGGTTTGAGAAAATCGGCCTGCTTGACGAACTTGACACCAAGGACAAGCGTGCCCGTTACCCCTTCGCCGGCATGATCAAACACGTCGAACACAAGGTGACCCGCAATGGAAAACCCTTCGGTGTGCTCCATATCGAGGATTTTACCGGGAGCTGTGAGGTCTTGTGCTGGTCGGAGAGTTATAGCCCGGCCCGTGAGGCGAATCTGCTGATGTCCGGGAATGTGATCCGGCTCCAGGCAAGTGTGCAAGTCGATGACCGGACCGAGACCCTCAGGCTGACAGGCTCCCAGATCAAGGAGCTCAAGCCCCGGAAAAACACGAACAACGGCGCGGTCCAGATCACGCTCTGGGTGGCCCGTCATCATGACAAGGACCTTCAGGCGATCAGGGATGTGCTCAGGCAGCACCCCGGTGACACTCCTGTCGAGATCCACCTCCAGAGCGGCACCGGCAAACGGGCGACCATCGAGGTCGGTGAAAACCTCCATGTTAAAAAATCAGCGGCCCTGGCCGAGGCTCTCGCTGAGTGGACTGAGTAG